Part of the Phycodurus eques isolate BA_2022a chromosome 3, UOR_Pequ_1.1, whole genome shotgun sequence genome, CTTGATCTATCTGATTGTTAAAGTGAGACAATGTGAGTTACCTGTAGCCCCTTGGACACTTAATGGGAAAAAGACCTGTTTATTAAAACAGGAAGGAGCAAACCAGAAGTCTctttaaaatattgtaaaatactTCAATACCAATATCCACAGTACAATATTTATGTTTATGTGGCGCACCTTCATTGCTAATACATccaaccattcatccattttctacaccgcttctcctcactagggtcaagggtatgctggagcctatcccagcgaactgcgcgtgagaggcagggtacaccctaaactggtcgctaGGCAATTGCAGGACagatataagcaaacaaccattcacactcacattcacacccacaggcaatatagagtcttcaattaacctaccatgcatgtttttgaaatctgGGAGGAAttcccgtagaaaacccacgcagtcatggggaaaacatgcaaactccacacaggcgaggccggattcgaactcagaactgtgaggcggatgtgctaaccattcgtccaccgttccaccttTGCGAATACATGTATTTACTTAAAGATGACCTGGTGCCGATTACGGAGGCCATAGTTTGCTATTCTCTCAGGATCTCAGTGGTATTATCTGGCTGTCATTAGCTTGTGCAGGGAAGATCAGTGATGCTGAATTCCACCACAGTGCTCTCTTGGAGAACAGCCATGTAAGCCTGTGGGATTAAATATTTATTGGGCCTATTCACAAGGGGTCAACTTCTGACTCCATGATGTCCATACCGTTAACTTACTCGGAGAGACAGTCGGACATACATTTCTAGAATCCTTACCAACCCACTCATTAAAACTTGATTCCTTTTGTTCAAATTCACATATTTGTGCAACAGTGTTACGAAATTGGATTTTCAATTTGGATCGGAAAATCTTTGGGCACAACTGATTAAATACTAATatcttgacttttcttttttatacgAATTACAGCGGGGAAAGGAGACTCGTTTGTCACAAGCAGACCAAATATTATTCAGTTTCCCAATTATTAGTGCTGGCTGCAACTCAGCTACGCTGCACTTTTAgccattttaataattgatttgttttgtcaGTGAGGAAACTTGCATTGATGTATgcaataagtgaaaaaaaaaatagctagaACTTGATTGCACTACGTCAATTCAATGCAATTCCAATTCATATATGAATTGGAAATGCAGGTGGGACCTATGTCCCGAGTACAAATGTAGGACAGTCGTAAATCATCTTTCAGAGTCCTGGCAGCGGATTCTAAATGCCTGATTAAACACTTCCCATGATCTGGTCAAGCAGATGAATGAAGAATCACAGCCTGCGTGCGCATTTGCTGCTCCGGTGACTGTAATAAGTAAATATCAGCCGATCTTGCATTTTGCATCGCGTGGCGCCCCGTTATTGGATGGATTGGACACCACGGCTCATTATTTGATATGGCAGATGAACTGCGCTTACCCTCAGTTCGGGAGTTAGCGGTTCATCGAGGTCATCTAGGAGGTGTCGGTAATATCTGACTCGAAAGGAAGGCGCGCGCAATTGACGTTGAATGATATCCTACCTGTCCACGCTGATCACGCACAGGGTCATGATGGAGGCAGTGCAGCACATTACATCCATGCCGATGAATATGTTGCAAAAGACCTCGCCAAAAAGCCACTTGCCGCCGGTGAGGTCGGTCACTATCACAAACGGCATCACCACGATGGCCACGGACAGGTCGGCCACAGCTAAAGAAACCAAGAGGTAGTTTGAGGGCTGCCTTAATTTCTTCACCACGCACACCGCGATCACGACCAGCGTGTTTCCCATCACGGTGACCGCTGTGATGATGGCCAGCATCACCCCGATGATGATCTTCTCCGGGCGCCGGAAAACCAGCAGCTGCTCCCCGCACGACTCATTCCGCATGGTTGCGGGACCGATGTTCTCCAGGACGTTGTAAAGAAGCTGCAAAGTGCCATTGATAACTTCAGAAATAGGCTCTTTCTTGATCAAAGGGAGCTCAGTGCCTGAAGTGTTGAACATCACGACAACGCGACCACTGAATGAAGTAAAGGGACGACTCGCCAGCGCACACCAACGCGCATATTTGGATGTCTGTGACCTGCTTCCCAGTCCGAGTCCGTGCTTTCACTTCCAGCCAGTTGCACGTTCACTATATCGAAGCAGAACACAGATTGGGCTGGGCTGCTAATGGCTTCATTTCGGTCtaaacatggtccattcggcGGAGCGCGTGACCTTGTTCCGCACCTCCACAGGGTCACTTCAACGCCAAAGCAACACAATGGGAAAGAGAATGGGAAGAGCTGAgcttgacacacacaaaaatcttgGTCACAAAGCGCCTCAAAGTGCTGCTCTCGTTCCCTgcgtctgtctctctgtctgcctctctctctctctctctctctttccctctctctctctcagtgaTTCATATGATGACGAGAGAGCACACTACAAATACGGATGGGAAAGTGGAAAAAGATGCAGTGCCATCACGACAGGCctatattggggggggggggggggggggggggctgaaacCCCCCCTAATATATTGTCAAGTCCCCCTAAATAtgttgtaataataatttttaaaaaaacgtacaaacatatgcatgtgtgtgtgtgtatatatatatatatatatatatatatatatatttccttaCAGAATAAGTAAGAAGGCAATCTCGTCTGTGGAGTTTTATTACAAGGACAAAAGAAaggtctttgcaaagagaggaaaaggtccAAGCAAACAATCACCTCCAatatacagaagtgagagagaaagagaagaaaaggaaagaaaaccaattatctttgtccagctgcactcaaattatctttatcaaaaacagctagtagtcacaacatagaacaataaagcatgtgaaggtcgTATAAACTAAAAGAAGTCATATTTGGTAAATATGaagcatacattttccaactcagctGCCCCCCTTTTAATTATATCTCACAATCTACTATTAATcacataaaaaaggaaaatcactAAACATTATTACATCCTAAGTACCTAAAATTGAACACTAAGGAATCAAAACACAAGTTAATCAAACTAAATATTGCTAAAATTTACTAATTGCTAATTGCATAAACAATTGCTAAATATGGCTAAACACtaagtaattaaaaacattaaaagttaATCAAAATTACATCAAAGTATAATATGTATTAACAAAACAACCCTACAGTCATCCAGAAATTCACAGCTCAGGtttaagaaaatccttcataagCAGGTTGTAAGTCAGTTATGCAACAAAGTTAGATGGAGGAATATGAACCATGGTCATCATTTGAGTCGTCATTGTCATCCAAGCAGTCGAATTGAGGGAAACGGTCATCCGTCGTAGAAGGTGAGGGAAGTGGAGGAGTCGGGACCATAGGAGGCGCTGGGACCTTCCTGCAGTGTAACGCATGAACCCACGTAGCTCTTCAGCGACTTTCACTGCAGTGTTGGTTACGAGGAGGACTTGGAAAGGTCGCAGCTAGCGCTGATGTCTCCACGTTTTCCGCCAGACGTTTTTAATCAGCACAAAATCACCAGGTTTGATATTATGCTAGGGTCCGTCGCCCAGCCTTAGGAGTCCTGATTGGACTTGTTTCCTGAAATTGATTAGTTGATAATGTGCAATACCTGAATGATTTGTATGCCCATCGGCAGATCTGGCTTTGGTATACCCAAATGGATCCAGTCCAATGAAGTGCCTGCAAAAACAATCTCAAAAAGGAATAGGGGGCACACACATCCTCATATATACTTGACCTAATTTAATTGACTTcccagtattgtttttttacggGTGGTAGCTACCATGTGTTCTGAGTTCAAATTGTaatctgtcagaaagctgttgtCAGAGGAAAGCTTTCAAAGAATTGTAATAAAATTCTTGAGAATAATTTTGGTTAATTGTGCTACTACCACTTACTTCAATTGTTACTGAAACATGTCTACCATCTCTAGACAGTATTTTGTAAGCGCATTAAtctttatttcattatatacatTATCAGTATAGCGTCAATATGGTCAAAACCACTATCCATTATCAGCATTATACTAATACATTTGTATGTTATCATTATCATTGAGACtgataatcaaaacattactaAATGTGAATACATCAAAAGTGCTCTcgacacattacaaaaatttgGGTGGAATAGTATCTCCAGCTAGGTACTTTTCCTTTCCTCCGAAAACCTCTGTGTGTGTCAAAACGAGGGCATGCAAATAACAAGTGAAGGGTTTTGACTCGTCTGGCAATTGAAGGAGTTTCTTCCGTTGGATAAAATCTGCCTCAGCATTTTTAGTCCAAGGGATGAGtgtgagccacttatttaatatttaatattatatatatatatatatatatatatatatatatatatatatatatatatatatatatatatatatatatatatattggctggcaaccagttcagggtgtaccccgcctcctgcccgatgacagctgggattggctccagcacgcccgcgaccatagtgaggagaagcggctcagaaaatggatggatggatggatggatatatatatatacagtgggtacggaaatttttcagacccccttaaatgtttcgctctttgttatattgcagccatttgttaaaataatttaagttcatttttttcctcattaatgtacacacaggactccatattgacataaaaaaacgtaattgttgaaatttgtgctgatttcttgaaaaagaaaaacttagatatcacacagccataagtattcagacccccttactgtgacactcatatatttaactcagggaCTGTCCACTTTTTCTGaccatccttaaaatggttctacaccttcatttcattggagtccaaaattctgtctctgagctcttcaggcagttcctttgacctcatggttctcatttcctctgacatgcactgtgagctgtaaggtcttatatagacaggtgtgtggctttcctaatcaagtccaatcagtatcatcaaacacagctgtactccaatgaaggtgtacaacTATGACTGGCTATTATTAACATCCAGGCAGAAGCAGTTGTGGCATGACCCACGATCCTGCCTGTCGTCTCTGTTCCTCACCTGAAGACGCAGGCCACAACAGCTTCAGCTGCTGACTCCTTAATATCTTCTTTGCAGTCCGACAGGCGTGTTTGTAATGACTGTCCCAccagataaataaaaacaattctcaggCCTCCTGCTGTCAAGAAAAATTGGTCCATTTACAGGTCCATTTAAGGTTATTAATCATCTGTATATGTCAGGGAAGATGGGTCAGACTTCCAGGGTGATAAGACTGTGAGGCTAACTCATACTGCTTACACAAAGCAACCATTCTGCATGTCAGGGCCTTTTTCAGTGTTTCTTTGGGTCTCGTAATaagaaggctaaaaataaacagaatattGAGACACAATACTAAAGAGAGGTATTATATGAGATTACGCCACAGCTGGTGAAGCTGTTGTGCTGTGGTGTAGTGAAAACAATTTGTTCTGATCTTCCACAGTCCATAGGTGGCCAGAAATTAATGTGACATTTGTTTAAAAGTCACCTTCTTAATTCTCAAGGTGGTTGTTggtcaattatattttttacctCAGAGCTGTAAATTGTGAGATGCCAAACTGATTTTGATTGTACCACTCGCAGAGACAATAAATTTTGattatattgtattgtaaattTGGATTGAAGGCGACTTTTACTTGGCCAATTTTGGAGTCATCCTCTGTGACTGAATTATCATCCTTAACAGTCAGTCTGTTTGTTGCAGCATCAGGATCCGGCTGATTTTTAATGAAACCTAGTGAACAAGAAAGGAAAGAATCTTCAATGTTTTGGACTCGCTCTCGTGTTAATATAGCTTTAGGTTTCAGTGTAAGTTTCTTAAAACATGCTTAGCGAATTATTGATGTTGACTGATGTTGAGTATAGTATTGTTCTTAGGACCTTCATTTagaataaatatactgtattgtgtgtatgtgtgtgtttctttgcaTCTATAAATGTTATTGGATTATTTCATATGTAACATTGTAGATAATCATGAAAATGCACTAAACGCCCCATGTGTGCttggtttgtttttcaatttggaTTGATGTTGTAGTTACTTCTGTGTAACAGTAGATGGCAACACATCCTCGgtcatttgtaaaatgtgatttaatACGTCAACAGATAGTGATACAATGATGTAGTCACATCTCGAGAGCATCAATAACATCAAAAGGCCAGGTAATTTCAGAACATTTTAGTTGTGTGTCAATGTGATTGATGTTTGGCTTTTGTGGGAACAATTAATAAAAcaagtgtgtggaaaaaaagagagtaaTTATAGACCTATTACTTCCAGGAgcattaaaaatatgtttgacaAGAATCAATAGCCTTATCGGTTACATGATAACAAAACTATTAACTATTGTGAGACAAGTGGAGGAGAGTTTGACCGCTAGGGAGCGCCAAACCCTGTATAAAGTCATAACTGATTTGTATTGGCAGTGAACGATTGGCAGGTAGCGTTAACCAATGACATAAAGCCTTCTGCCTTTTTTGGGCCAATAGCACGACAGGGACGTCCAGTCTATCAGTCCGTTCGATGTGGTCGGTTGTcgaaatttgttttgaaaacctCCGAACGTTTACTGGCAACTAAATGTAAGTTTCATTACCCATTTATAAATGTTCGAGACTGTTTCCCTTTACCGATGGACACTGAAATAGATTTAGTAGTTAGTTCAGTGTATCAGGTTACGGTTGCAAACTTTGCTGCCTAGTCAACAGCGGCGGCCACCCGTCTCAACATGTTCATTTTAGCTGACGCTAATGTCACAGCCCAGCTGTGGTAATTTTTTGACAACGAATGAGAAATATGTTGAAGACTAAATCTACGCAATTCATAAAATTTAAACGTAAGGAAAGAATGGGGAATTAACATacgggtgttttgtttttaatctaaaCTGAgggttataaaaacaaaaaggcgtGGACTAAATATGGCGCCACTAACCTTGGCGCATGTTCAaggtatgttactaaatccTGAAAAAGAgccgccattttctttccatttttctgtgCCGGATTTCGGGCACGTGGATTTGGCACCAAAATCGcgttttctcattgtttcgAGCAAGGTAATCCTTGTTCTTTTCAGATTCCGTTGTTAGGAAATCCCTTTACCACCTTgtctttgacatttttaattcaCATGAGATTTTTTATGTGGTCCTGACCAGGGTTATAATAGTTGGGGATTTTCTATaaagtttatatatttttttaatttcattttgactttccattttcaaattcagttagttttaattagCTTTTAGAGCAGGTTGGTTAGTTTAACCCAAACCCTTGTTCTAACCCTACtgttagattagattagatgcatcacaacatacagtataaacattcACGAGACACATGCTGTAGTATGGCCTTTTTTATGTGTAAAATCAAGTTTTATTAGGCGTGTTTTCCATCCTTTGTTGCTAAATGGGAaaacttctcaagtggactttcaAATTTGTGACTGTTAGATGGACAGATAGATTGGAAGTAAGCTTGCTTTTACCTGTCTTTTTTTGAAttgttgttgataattattgtgacaaagcttttcaagttttccaaGTAGTGCTGTGAAATTGTCCTATTGTTGCAGTAGTTCAATCACCTCCTTTTTTTGCTTTCACATTTGCCTTTCGTGGTGGCAACAGTGGCGTTTCCTCCAAAAGATGAATAACCAACATGCTGGTTCCGTGAAGGCGCTAGCTATTCGGTATCCGTCAAGCCATTTCCGTCAGCAACTtgtagcaacaaaaacagcttggacGTAAAAGTTGGCTTTGTGGCAAAACCTGCGCTTGGTGTGGCTGTCAGTCTGGCGAACAGTCAATACGACGGCGGTGCCCAATGACGTCACTTCTAGGTGACAGTTAGTGAACTACAATTTCCAAATGACTGTTCGACCCTCCTTCCGTATCCGTTATGTATCTATGTATTTATcagaaataaatacttttactAATAATGCCGaaagacaaagatgaaaaatgaGGAAATTTTTGATGTTATTATAGTTAGATTTGCAAATGTAAAATGGCGTTTTAGTTGGttcatttagttattttattttaggagatagctgggaaaggctccggcacgcccgtgacccttgtgaggataagcgtaacggaagatgaagaagaaaccTTCCCGTTTCTATTTCGTagacaaaaatgtgttcagtTTTAGTTTTGTTCGTTTTCATACACTATAATAATCAtggttctgacaaagatgaaactgttcccCGAGTTTGGTGTAGAAAATCACACGTTCAAGTCCCTGGTTTACTATTATTACGATGCTAAAGTTGGCTCCACAGTCGCGACCCATTGTATTCGAGACTGCGTTCCACCTTAAAAGATTGCAATAGTGCTTTTTACCCTACAGTTGGCATTGTTTGCCACAGTTTTTCACGGCTACAGATGATCGTTTTTTTTCGTCTAGTTAAAAAAACGCTGATTTTAAATTGCTCCTATTGCcacaaaatcaaaatggcaTGAGGTTTCTTTCCTGTTTTACACTATGCTGTATCCCAACTTTCAAATAACAATTTATGGAAAATctgattggcaaaaaaaaaaagattttgcttcaaaatcTACCAGTTGCATTTGCACTGCCAACAGATTTTTCACTTTTGAGGTCATCGCTGATTTTGATTGGCTCTTACTTCAATTAAAACAATATGGCATTGCAGTGCTTCCCACAGGACCAAAATCTATTTTTGGTGGTGCGTATCCAGTGGCTGGCTGGGGATTTGGGGCGGGGTTTAAAGTTAAACGAACACTTACCGAATAACTTGAACAAATTCAagtatttcaataaaaaatataatcacataaagaaattaaaaaacacaaaggaaTTAGTGTAAAATCAAATACAAGGCTCTACAATAACTTTTCCATTGATAGAACTGGACCATGCATGATGTAGTGTAGTCTTATGTAATTGGCATAATGTAGCTTTGTACATAATAAAGATTGACAGTAGACTACACCGATTTGATCTGCCGGATCGGTATCGGCccatatttagcattttatgatgatttgttttaatgtcataattcgccgatccgatcaatgacatcattgatcggctccgcaaaagacatttactccgcgtcgccgcgtgcacagtatatttgaatacaaaagctagtttatttttagccttttcgCGTGtattttgacgtagtactgtaaatatctgacggcaaaagaagttattaaaaaaatatataataaatgcaaaaaaaaacttgccggtgtgggacagacaacacgtcggagacaggcaacacgtaatgccggatcagactacaagacaaatttgctttcACGagtgcactgtcagactactgcaataaaatcttgtattccgcatccctttttttacgatcattgggctttatcttgtcaagtcAAATGCGACCGgctacactcgttaccgtggcgacgacaacaagagggGGGCGAGCCGACAGTATTAtccgttcatccatccattttcaacaccgcttatcctggttagggtcacgggacgctggagcctatcccagctgactttgggcgaaaggcggactacaccctgaactggtcgccagtcagtcgcagggcacatatagatacggacaaccatttgcattcacaccgtcactgagtgggaactgaatccacgctgcctgcaccaaagtcaggcgagtgtaccactacaagCCGACAGTATTATAAGGactaaatgggggaaaacgtgtgttggtgctcaggagaggagggGACGTTCCTTTTAATGCTTGCTTgtggtatgttcacgtacttttaatacgatacggctcacaagcaggcaataaaatgttatgtagcctgcTAAGCTAGcagtagcacgaacggttggacgtaaacatgccgccgttctgtcgaatcatgctctcggtgtgggtgaagtaatttaattaaaaataaagtaatttaattacagtaagttggcacccattatttctgccatgtaatgttgatttgacttgactgattagaatacacgatctgactaaagcagtgatttccaacctttatggaggcaaagaaaataatttacaatttgaaaaatctcatgacacaccaacaaacaaaaatgtcacaaaaagtggatacgttaattactgtatttacttcctgctatctaatagaagaccattaatttgttctgtctgtcactatgcctcactggcataaatagaggagcaaatatttttttaaatggggaattaaaacaaaaaaaagacatttgtccttaatgtgcaaacaaaaacacgcaacatgGACCCTGTTTATGGGCTTGACAAGAAGCATAAGTCAATGCTGCTAGTAAACCAAAGATGTTTATAGAGTGAACTTAATGTGTAATCCAAGCACATTTACATATGATCAGTTTACTTTTGCTGAAccaaggcacctattttacatttggaaaaaaaacacggttaaccacaaaacaataattttaaaaaatgtcacaaatgggctcaccacctgtgggaggggtcgggtgcagtgttagctgggcggtggccgaagccagggaccttggcgatccgatccccggctacagaagctggctctagggatgtggaatgtcccctctctggcagggaaggagcccgagctggtgtgtcaggtcgagaagttctgactagatttagtcgggctcgcctccacatatggcttgggctctggtatcagtcctctcgagaggggttggactcgcttccactctggagttgcccatggtgagacgCTGCGAgaaggtgtgggtatacttattacccccctcggctcggcgcctgtacattggggttcaccccggtggatgagagggtagcctgccttcgggtggggggccggctcctgactgttgtttgtgcctatgcaccaaacagcagttcagattacccaccctttttggagtccttagacggggtgctggagagcgctcccattggggactccatcgttctgctaggggacttcaatgctcacgtgggcaatgacagtgagacttggaagggcatgattgggagaaacggcccccccaatcagaaccgaagtggtgttctgttattggacttctgtgctcatcatggattgtccataatgaacaccatgttcaagcataagggtgtccacacatgctcTAGGCACCAGGGCACCCTAGGTCACAACCTAGTGAACGAGAAAGGAAAGAAACTTCAATGTTTTGGACTCACTCTCGTGTTAATATAGCTTTAGTGTAAGTTTCTTAAAACATGCTTAGCGAATTATTGATGTTGACTGATGTTGAGTATAGTATTGTTCTTAGGACCTTCATTTagaataaatatactgtattgtgtgtatgtgtgtgtttctttgcaTCTATAAATGTTATTGGATTATTTCATATGTAACATTGTAGATAATCATGAAAATGCGCTAATCCCCCCATGTGTGCttggtttgtttttcaatttggaTTGATGTTGTAGTTACTTCTGTGTAACAGTAGATGGCAACACATCCTCGgtcatttgtaaaatgtgatttaatCCGTCAACAGATAGTGATACAATGATGTAGTCACATCTCGAGAGCATCAAAAGGTCAGGTAA contains:
- the htr7c gene encoding 5-hydroxytryptamine receptor 7 translates to MRNESCGEQLLVFRRPEKIIIGVMLAIITAVTVMGNTLVVIAVCVVKKLRQPSNYLLVSLAVADLSVAIVVMPFVIVTDLTGGKWLFGEVFCNIFIGMDVMCCTASIMTLCVISVDRTFRSYPNEMNKKSTKQSKAKVSWDHTAPNLPCPTEWSADGKDDLGRVVGVSIHHFAPLLRLGQKRPHSRRVPHQPRLWLHHLFHSRSLLHPYAGNAVYVLQNIPGSPQEWCQTSLH